The following proteins come from a genomic window of Sulfitobacter indolifex:
- a CDS encoding DUF2125 domain-containing protein, translated as MRKLVWLLILLAALCGAWWAAATAQMQSTLTGLLDSRRAAGWDVTLKDISKAGFPLTLQNRLSGLAVAEAGRGVAFEAPQLDLSAPVWWPGDLTARAPVAQAAFPAGALPLVLKMRDMRADLALHPGLSLQLEGMLARSTYLEVNGPDGLLLEADEPRMEVTQSSDAENDYNIALLPGRIAPGPLLRKVLGDGIGQPGGQPILSARMAVTFARALDRHTAMTGTLPQIDALTVENVDVAWGDVALATEGALTFNSEGIPAGVLSLRVTNWPKLLDAGERAGFLPPSMRGQVDTMLRLLEARGGTAGGLDLDLVFAEGQMVLAGIPLGAAPRLIQP; from the coding sequence ATGCGGAAATTAGTTTGGCTGCTGATTTTGCTCGCTGCACTTTGTGGCGCATGGTGGGCTGCGGCCACGGCGCAAATGCAAAGCACCCTGACCGGCCTGCTCGACAGCCGCCGTGCGGCGGGGTGGGATGTAACGCTCAAGGACATCAGCAAGGCCGGTTTCCCTCTGACGCTGCAAAACCGGCTAAGCGGTCTTGCTGTGGCTGAAGCGGGCCGAGGTGTGGCTTTTGAAGCGCCGCAGCTTGACCTATCGGCCCCAGTTTGGTGGCCCGGTGATCTGACCGCGCGCGCGCCGGTCGCGCAGGCCGCGTTCCCTGCGGGGGCGCTGCCCTTGGTCTTGAAAATGCGCGACATGCGCGCAGATCTGGCGTTGCATCCCGGCCTATCGCTTCAGCTTGAGGGGATGCTGGCCCGCAGCACCTATCTTGAGGTCAATGGCCCTGATGGTCTGTTGCTGGAAGCCGATGAGCCGCGCATGGAGGTCACGCAGTCGTCCGACGCTGAGAATGATTACAACATCGCATTGTTGCCCGGCAGGATTGCCCCCGGCCCCTTGCTGCGCAAAGTCCTAGGAGACGGCATCGGCCAACCCGGCGGGCAACCGATCCTGTCGGCGCGGATGGCCGTCACCTTTGCCCGCGCGCTGGATCGCCACACCGCAATGACCGGCACCCTGCCTCAGATCGACGCGCTGACGGTTGAGAACGTGGACGTGGCATGGGGCGATGTGGCGCTGGCCACCGAAGGGGCGCTTACATTCAACTCTGAGGGTATTCCTGCGGGCGTGTTGAGCCTGCGGGTCACCAATTGGCCTAAACTGTTGGACGCGGGGGAACGTGCAGGATTTTTGCCGCCATCGATGCGCGGGCAGGTCGATACCATGCTGCGCCTGCTAGAGGCACGGGGCGGCACAGCCGGCGGGCTTGATCTTGATCTGGTCTTTGCAGAGGGGCAGATGGTGCTGGCAGGCATTCCGCTTGGCGCGGCACCTCGATTGATCCAGCCGTAA
- a CDS encoding gamma-glutamylcyclotransferase, with product MTMWVFGYGSLLWNPGFEVAESVIATLPGYARSFCMRSIHHRGTVEQPGLVLALDESVRSACEGMAMRVAEGHEAQTLDYLRERELISSAYVEKNLTVHLTDERDVEAVTYVIDAAHDQYCGGLPLEEQAQIIARAVGGRGPNTEYLINTAAHLSEVGLHDPALEWLHDRVKALAS from the coding sequence ATGACTATGTGGGTATTTGGATACGGTAGCCTCTTGTGGAATCCCGGTTTCGAGGTGGCGGAAAGCGTGATCGCCACGCTGCCGGGCTATGCCCGATCGTTCTGCATGCGCTCGATCCATCACCGTGGCACGGTCGAACAGCCTGGGCTGGTGCTGGCGCTTGACGAATCCGTCCGCTCGGCTTGCGAAGGCATGGCGATGCGCGTGGCGGAGGGGCATGAGGCACAGACGCTGGATTATCTGCGCGAACGTGAGCTGATCTCGTCCGCCTATGTGGAGAAAAACCTTACTGTGCATCTGACCGATGAACGCGATGTGGAGGCGGTCACCTATGTGATCGACGCGGCGCATGACCAATATTGCGGCGGGCTCCCATTGGAGGAACAGGCCCAGATCATTGCCCGTGCGGTGGGCGGGCGCGGGCCAAATACCGAGTATTTAATCAACACTGCCGCGCATCTTTCCGAAGTGGGCTTGCATGACCCTGCGTTGGAGTGGTTGCATGACCGCGTGAAGGCGTTGGCTTCATAA
- a CDS encoding peptidoglycan -binding protein yields the protein MALSRRSGTRFQGSIWPGFVDAMTGLLLVLMFVLTIFMVVQFVLTERISGQESELNELAGEVAALAQALGVEERTSARLEARLGALNATLNDAQDEVSRQEAVIAGLTTERDEQDAALKAAEAQITGFEARVAALLASQATDQARIGTLENREAELLDEQEALNLALSTARDEIDAQAETARLAAAKREALDALVADLRAQNAEAEAEVTTLNTQVAEAEDALSEEETARLAEAAAAQALRDRLENADAELTAMTLALEAQRKEAEDTLTLLAAARAARSDLDTELAAALLRMETLEQSGTEFEAERATLEAQVEAAEGTEEDLRTRLAQAEVTEQELNARLSDALSRVQLLEAEGNALSGDQADLRERLAQALAAKLAAETLAEDNTTAAERRAALLAQAEQTLAEEKAVSAEAQRQTELLNQQVAELRAQLGNLQALLDDAVARDAANSVELQSLGSELNTALARVAAEERRRAEMEAAERKRLEEESKDLAQYRSEFFGRLRNLLGNQEGVRIEGDRFVFSSEVLFGQGSAVLSQDGQGEIAKVAGILRSVVDDIPAEIDWVIRVDGHTDNVPLSGFGEFADNWELSQARALSVVKYMVNFLGIAPDRLAANGFGQYQPVAEGNTEAARAQNRRIELKFTEK from the coding sequence ATGGCACTTTCCCGGCGGTCAGGCACGCGGTTTCAGGGCTCTATCTGGCCGGGGTTCGTCGATGCGATGACCGGGCTTTTGCTGGTTTTGATGTTCGTTCTGACCATTTTCATGGTGGTGCAATTCGTCCTGACTGAACGCATCAGTGGCCAAGAAAGCGAATTGAATGAACTGGCTGGAGAGGTTGCCGCCCTTGCGCAAGCGCTTGGCGTCGAGGAACGCACCAGCGCCCGGTTGGAGGCACGGCTTGGCGCGCTTAACGCAACGCTGAATGACGCGCAGGATGAAGTGTCGCGGCAAGAGGCCGTAATTGCCGGGCTAACGACCGAACGTGATGAGCAGGACGCGGCCTTGAAAGCCGCAGAGGCGCAGATCACCGGGTTCGAGGCCCGCGTTGCGGCGCTGTTAGCTTCGCAGGCGACGGATCAGGCCCGTATCGGCACTTTGGAAAACCGCGAAGCTGAGTTGCTGGATGAACAAGAGGCGCTGAACCTCGCGCTTAGCACCGCCCGTGACGAGATCGACGCGCAGGCCGAAACGGCCCGTTTGGCCGCGGCGAAACGCGAAGCGTTGGATGCGTTGGTCGCTGACCTTCGGGCACAGAATGCCGAGGCAGAGGCCGAAGTTACCACGTTGAATACACAGGTAGCCGAGGCGGAAGACGCGCTGAGCGAGGAAGAGACCGCGCGGCTGGCAGAGGCCGCGGCCGCGCAAGCGCTGCGTGATCGGTTGGAAAATGCAGATGCGGAGCTGACCGCCATGACCCTCGCGCTTGAGGCGCAGCGCAAGGAAGCAGAAGATACCCTGACCCTGCTGGCCGCCGCCCGCGCGGCGCGCAGCGATCTTGATACCGAACTGGCCGCTGCCCTGTTGCGGATGGAGACCCTTGAGCAGAGCGGTACAGAATTCGAAGCCGAGCGCGCGACGCTGGAGGCACAGGTTGAAGCGGCTGAGGGAACCGAAGAAGACCTGCGGACCCGATTGGCGCAGGCGGAGGTCACCGAACAGGAGTTGAACGCGCGGCTTTCAGACGCCTTGAGCCGTGTGCAACTGCTTGAGGCCGAGGGCAATGCGTTGAGTGGCGATCAAGCTGACTTGCGCGAACGGCTGGCACAGGCGTTGGCGGCAAAGCTCGCAGCTGAAACACTAGCCGAAGACAATACCACCGCCGCCGAACGCCGGGCGGCCCTGTTGGCGCAGGCCGAGCAGACCCTGGCCGAAGAAAAAGCCGTAAGTGCCGAGGCGCAGCGCCAGACCGAATTGCTGAACCAACAGGTCGCAGAACTGCGCGCGCAATTGGGCAACCTTCAGGCGCTTTTGGATGATGCCGTGGCGCGGGATGCGGCGAATTCGGTCGAGTTGCAATCGCTGGGGTCTGAGTTGAACACCGCCCTTGCGCGGGTCGCAGCAGAGGAGCGCCGCCGCGCTGAAATGGAAGCGGCAGAGCGCAAGCGTTTGGAAGAGGAAAGCAAGGATCTGGCCCAGTACCGGTCGGAATTCTTTGGCCGTCTGCGCAACCTTTTGGGCAATCAAGAAGGCGTACGAATCGAAGGCGACCGCTTTGTCTTCTCCTCCGAGGTGCTGTTTGGACAGGGCAGCGCTGTGCTGAGCCAAGATGGGCAGGGCGAGATCGCCAAGGTCGCGGGCATTCTGCGCAGTGTTGTGGACGATATCCCCGCCGAGATTGACTGGGTGATCCGGGTCGACGGTCATACCGACAACGTGCCCCTTTCAGGCTTTGGCGAGTTTGCCGATAACTGGGAGTTGAGCCAAGCGCGGGCGCTGTCTGTCGTCAAATATATGGTCAATTTCCTCGGCATCGCGCCGGATCGTCTGGCGGCCAACGGCTTTGGCCAGTATCAACCCGTGGCCGAGGGCAATACCGAAGCCGCGCGGGCGCAAAACCGGCGGATCGAGTTGAAGTTTACCGAGAAGTGA
- a CDS encoding peptidoglycan DD-metalloendopeptidase family protein, with product MIYRAALALILSSAGPALAEDLQLAFPLDCTLGQDCHIQQYMDHDPSSAVQDYRCSGLTYDGHKGTDFALPDLAAMEAGVSVRAAAGGMVKGVRDGMEDGAPLSQVQGRECGNGVVIDNGKGWETQYCHLKRGSLRVTDGQQIAEGDVIGQVGQSGRAAFPHLHLSLRHNGEPVDPFDAGGTDCAAEPSETLWQDTPPYRPGGLIAVGFADHVPTYAAIKAGDAGRETLPTDAAALVIYGYSYGTQKDDILRLRLSGPKGVVIEKDVVMDKPQAQSFRAIGKRMASREWPPGRYTGTATLLRAGRVIDERNGFVTVR from the coding sequence ATGATCTACAGGGCCGCTCTGGCCCTGATCCTCTCCTCCGCTGGCCCCGCGCTGGCGGAGGATTTGCAACTGGCCTTTCCGCTTGATTGCACCCTTGGGCAAGATTGCCACATTCAACAATATATGGACCACGACCCCAGCAGTGCTGTGCAGGATTACCGCTGTTCGGGGCTGACCTATGACGGCCATAAAGGCACCGACTTTGCCCTGCCCGACCTTGCTGCAATGGAAGCAGGCGTGTCCGTCCGCGCTGCGGCGGGCGGTATGGTCAAAGGCGTGCGCGACGGCATGGAAGACGGCGCACCGCTTAGCCAAGTGCAGGGGCGTGAGTGCGGTAATGGCGTGGTGATCGACAACGGTAAGGGGTGGGAAACGCAGTATTGCCACCTAAAGCGCGGCTCCCTACGCGTCACCGACGGCCAGCAAATCGCCGAAGGTGATGTCATCGGGCAAGTCGGCCAATCCGGCAGGGCCGCCTTCCCCCATCTGCACCTTTCACTGCGCCACAATGGCGAACCGGTTGATCCCTTTGACGCGGGTGGCACTGACTGCGCGGCTGAGCCGTCCGAAACTCTTTGGCAAGACACCCCGCCCTACCGTCCCGGTGGGTTGATCGCAGTGGGATTCGCGGATCATGTGCCCACTTACGCGGCCATTAAAGCAGGCGATGCCGGGCGCGAGACGCTCCCCACAGATGCAGCTGCCTTGGTGATCTATGGCTACAGCTACGGCACGCAAAAGGACGATATTTTGCGGCTTAGACTTTCAGGCCCAAAAGGTGTGGTGATTGAAAAAGACGTGGTGATGGACAAGCCCCAAGCGCAGTCCTTCCGCGCCATCGGCAAACGCATGGCGTCCCGGGAGTGGCCTCCAGGTCGCTATACTGGCACCGCGACCCTGCTGCGCGCGGGCCGTGTCATTGATGAAAGAAATGGCTTCGTAACCGTGCGTTAA
- the clpA gene encoding ATP-dependent Clp protease ATP-binding subunit ClpA produces MPSFSTTLEQAIHAALALANARRHEFATLEHLLLALLDEPDAVQVMKACSVDVSDLRDTLVEFVDDDLSNLVTDIDGSEAVPTAAFQRVIQRAAIHVQSSGRTEVTGANVLVAIFAERESNAAYFLQEQDMTRYDAVNFIAHGVAKDPAYGEARPVSGAPEHEEEPQGVTEGDKKESALAKYCVDLNAKSREGDIDPLIGRESEVERCIQVLCRRRKNNPLLVGDPGVGKTAIAEGLARKIVAGETPEVLANTTIYSLDMGALLAGTRYRGDFEERLKAVVTELEEHKDAVLFIDEIHTVIGAGATSGGAMDASNLLKPALQGGKLRTMGSTTYKEFRQHFEKDRALSRRFQKIDVSEPSVEDATKILKGLKPYFEEHHSVKYTADAIKTSVELAHRYINDRKLPDSAIDVIDEAGAAQHLVAASKRRKTIGTKEVEAVVAKIARIPPKNVSKDDVVVLKDLESSLKRVVFGQDDAIVALSSAIKLSRAGLREPDKPIGNYLFAGPTGVGKTEVAKQLADTLGVELLRFDMSEYMEKHAVSRLIGAPPGYVGFDQGGMLTDGVDQHPHCVLLLDEMEKAHPDVYNILLQVMDHGKLTDHNGRTVDFRNVVLIMTSNAGASEQAKEAVGFGRERRTGEDTAAIERTFTPEFRNRLDAVISFAPLPKSVILRVVEKFVLQLEAQLMDRNVTIELSKKAAEWLADKGYDDKMGARPLGRVIQEHIKKPLAEELLFGKLAKGGVVKVGAKKGELTIEVLGVENKRLSGDRPPLLTAE; encoded by the coding sequence GTGCCTTCATTCTCGACTACACTTGAGCAGGCAATCCACGCGGCCCTCGCGCTGGCCAATGCCCGCCGCCATGAATTCGCCACGCTAGAGCACCTGCTGTTGGCGCTGCTTGATGAACCTGACGCGGTTCAGGTGATGAAAGCCTGTTCGGTCGACGTCTCTGATCTGCGCGACACGCTGGTTGAATTCGTAGATGATGACCTGAGCAATCTGGTCACCGACATCGACGGCTCTGAGGCTGTGCCGACTGCCGCTTTCCAGCGCGTGATCCAGCGCGCCGCCATCCACGTGCAATCTTCGGGCCGGACCGAAGTGACCGGGGCCAATGTGCTTGTCGCGATCTTTGCCGAACGCGAAAGCAACGCCGCCTACTTCCTGCAAGAGCAGGACATGACCCGCTATGACGCGGTGAACTTCATTGCCCACGGCGTGGCGAAAGATCCCGCATATGGCGAAGCCCGCCCGGTGAGCGGCGCGCCCGAGCATGAAGAAGAGCCCCAAGGCGTCACCGAGGGCGATAAGAAAGAATCCGCGCTGGCAAAATACTGCGTAGATCTGAACGCTAAATCCCGCGAAGGCGACATTGACCCGCTGATCGGCCGCGAGAGCGAAGTCGAGCGCTGCATCCAAGTGCTCTGCCGCCGCCGCAAGAACAACCCGCTGTTGGTGGGTGATCCGGGCGTCGGCAAAACCGCCATCGCCGAGGGTCTGGCGCGCAAGATCGTCGCAGGTGAAACGCCTGAAGTGTTGGCCAACACCACGATCTACTCGCTCGATATGGGCGCACTTTTGGCCGGCACCCGCTACCGCGGTGATTTCGAAGAACGCCTGAAAGCCGTCGTGACAGAGCTGGAAGAGCATAAAGACGCAGTGCTGTTCATCGACGAGATCCACACCGTGATCGGTGCAGGTGCCACATCGGGCGGCGCGATGGATGCCTCCAACCTCCTGAAGCCCGCGCTTCAGGGTGGCAAACTGCGCACCATGGGCTCCACGACTTATAAGGAGTTCCGCCAGCACTTTGAGAAAGACCGCGCGCTGAGCCGCCGTTTCCAGAAGATCGACGTGAGCGAGCCTTCGGTCGAAGACGCCACCAAGATCCTTAAGGGTCTGAAGCCTTATTTTGAAGAGCATCACAGCGTTAAATACACGGCCGATGCGATCAAGACGTCGGTGGAACTGGCGCATCGCTACATTAACGACCGCAAGCTGCCCGACAGCGCCATCGACGTGATCGATGAAGCGGGTGCCGCCCAGCATCTCGTGGCCGCCTCTAAGCGCCGCAAGACCATCGGCACCAAAGAGGTCGAAGCTGTCGTGGCCAAGATCGCCCGCATTCCGCCAAAGAACGTGTCGAAAGACGATGTGGTGGTGCTGAAGGACCTGGAAAGCTCGCTCAAACGGGTGGTCTTTGGTCAGGACGACGCCATTGTGGCGCTATCTTCGGCGATCAAACTGTCGCGGGCTGGCCTGCGAGAGCCGGACAAGCCAATCGGCAACTACCTCTTTGCTGGCCCCACCGGTGTCGGCAAGACCGAGGTCGCCAAACAACTGGCGGATACCTTGGGCGTGGAACTGCTGCGCTTCGACATGTCGGAGTATATGGAGAAACACGCGGTCTCTCGCTTGATCGGTGCCCCTCCGGGCTACGTCGGCTTTGACCAAGGCGGCATGTTGACTGATGGTGTGGACCAGCATCCGCACTGTGTGCTGCTGCTTGACGAGATGGAGAAGGCCCATCCAGACGTCTATAACATCCTGTTGCAGGTGATGGACCACGGCAAGCTGACCGATCACAACGGCCGCACGGTGGATTTCCGCAATGTGGTGCTGATCATGACCTCTAACGCCGGCGCATCCGAGCAGGCGAAAGAGGCCGTGGGCTTTGGCCGCGAGCGGCGCACTGGCGAAGACACCGCCGCGATTGAGCGGACGTTTACGCCGGAATTCCGCAACCGTCTTGATGCTGTCATCAGCTTTGCGCCGCTGCCGAAATCGGTGATCCTGCGGGTGGTCGAAAAGTTCGTGCTCCAACTCGAAGCGCAGTTGATGGACCGCAACGTGACCATCGAGCTTAGCAAAAAAGCCGCCGAATGGCTGGCCGACAAAGGCTACGATGACAAGATGGGCGCACGCCCCTTGGGCCGCGTGATCCAAGAGCACATCAAAAAGCCGCTGGCCGAAGAACTTCTGTTCGGCAAGCTCGCGAAAGGCGGTGTGGTCAAGGTGGGTGCCAAGAAGGGCGAGTTGACGATCGAAGTGCTGGGCGTTGAAAACAAGCGCCTGTCGGGTGATCGGCCGCCCCTGCTGACCGCAGAATGA
- the gloB gene encoding hydroxyacylglutathione hydrolase yields the protein MAFDLVTIPCLSDNYAFLLRDHDSGDVTLIDVPEAAPIMAELDRRGWTLSQVWLTHHHPDHVQGLAELLTRFPAQVVGAKADARRLPPLDREVAEGDSIALGALHAEVLDVSGHTVGHIALHVPEANAAFTADSLMALGCGRLFEGTPAQMWESLQKLAALPRDTTICSGHEYTAANAKFALTVDPDNAALISRSKDIEATRTAGRPTVPSQLSLELETNPFLRPGDPAIRATLGMPDATDTEVFTEIRKRKDQF from the coding sequence ATGGCCTTTGATCTGGTCACGATTCCATGTCTGTCGGACAACTACGCTTTTCTGCTGCGCGACCATGACAGCGGCGACGTGACGCTGATTGATGTGCCTGAGGCTGCACCGATTATGGCGGAGCTTGATCGCCGTGGCTGGACGTTGAGCCAAGTTTGGCTGACCCACCACCACCCCGACCACGTCCAAGGCCTTGCCGAGCTGCTGACCCGTTTCCCCGCGCAAGTGGTCGGCGCCAAGGCCGATGCCCGCCGCCTCCCCCCGCTCGACCGCGAAGTGGCAGAGGGCGACAGCATCGCGTTGGGCGCGCTGCATGCCGAAGTTCTGGATGTGTCGGGCCACACCGTGGGTCATATCGCATTGCATGTGCCGGAGGCCAACGCGGCCTTTACCGCCGACAGCCTTATGGCGCTCGGCTGTGGGCGCCTGTTTGAGGGCACGCCCGCGCAGATGTGGGAAAGCCTGCAAAAGCTCGCTGCCTTGCCCCGCGATACCACGATCTGCTCGGGCCACGAATACACTGCCGCCAATGCAAAATTCGCGCTGACCGTTGATCCGGACAACGCGGCACTTATATCAAGGTCCAAGGACATCGAGGCTACCCGCACTGCAGGCCGCCCCACCGTCCCCTCGCAGCTTTCACTGGAACTAGAAACCAATCCCTTTCTGCGCCCGGGCGATCCCGCCATCCGCGCCACCTTGGGGATGCCAGACGCCACCGACACGGAAGTGTTCACCGAAATCCGCAAGCGAAAAGACCAGTTCTGA
- a CDS encoding methyltransferase domain-containing protein: protein MHLDVQDLRNFYYRSALGRAAQKSLRGRLLELWPEAKGQTVVGFGFAAPLLRPYLADARRVMVLMPGPQGVMPWPAGMPNTSVLTEETLWPVETGAVDKLVLMHGLETSERPSELLDECWRVLGPGGKALFIVPNRAGMWARRDRTPFGYGRPYSPGQLETQLRKHQFLPERHLGALFQFPSQQRIWMKSAPLFEKVGRQMPTMMGGGAILVEATKLVYPPRGRPQRSTARRAIGVLEGIAEPQAKPV from the coding sequence ATGCATCTTGATGTACAGGATCTGCGCAATTTCTATTATCGCAGCGCGTTGGGGCGTGCGGCGCAGAAATCCCTGCGCGGGCGATTGTTAGAGCTTTGGCCCGAGGCGAAGGGCCAGACGGTGGTCGGCTTTGGCTTTGCCGCACCCCTGCTGCGGCCTTATTTGGCCGATGCCCGGCGGGTGATGGTGTTGATGCCCGGTCCGCAGGGCGTGATGCCTTGGCCCGCGGGGATGCCCAATACCTCGGTGCTGACCGAGGAAACGCTATGGCCGGTAGAGACGGGGGCGGTGGACAAGCTGGTGCTGATGCATGGGCTTGAGACCTCGGAACGGCCCAGTGAACTGCTGGACGAATGCTGGCGGGTGCTGGGGCCGGGGGGCAAGGCGCTGTTTATCGTGCCGAACCGGGCGGGCATGTGGGCGCGGCGGGATCGCACGCCATTCGGCTATGGGCGGCCCTATTCGCCGGGACAGCTGGAAACGCAGTTGCGTAAGCATCAATTCCTGCCTGAGCGTCATCTTGGGGCGCTGTTTCAATTCCCGTCACAGCAGCGAATCTGGATGAAATCCGCCCCATTGTTTGAGAAAGTTGGTCGCCAGATGCCAACAATGATGGGCGGCGGGGCGATCTTGGTTGAAGCGACAAAGCTGGTCTACCCGCCACGCGGCCGACCACAGCGCAGCACCGCGCGGCGCGCGATCGGGGTGTTGGAGGGGATCGCTGAGCCGCAGGCCAAACCGGTCTGA
- a CDS encoding F0F1 ATP synthase subunit delta, which yields MSEPASISTGIAERYATAVYDLAREANQVDAIEGDLTALEAALNDSDDFRRLISSPLYTRDQQAQAIKVLADKMGLTKTMANTLALMAQKRRLFVLPALVKALRETIAEAKGEITADVVSAKALTKTQSDKLTKSLNASTGKKVSLHATVDESLIGGLVVKVGSKMIDTSIRSKLNSLQNVMKEVG from the coding sequence GTGTCCGAACCTGCTTCCATTTCCACCGGCATCGCGGAACGCTACGCGACAGCCGTGTATGATCTGGCCCGCGAGGCCAATCAGGTCGATGCCATCGAGGGCGATCTTACCGCACTTGAAGCGGCATTGAACGACAGCGACGACTTTCGCCGCCTGATCTCTTCGCCGCTCTATACGCGCGATCAGCAGGCGCAGGCGATCAAGGTGCTGGCCGACAAGATGGGCCTGACCAAGACCATGGCGAACACGCTGGCACTGATGGCGCAAAAGCGTCGTCTGTTTGTGTTGCCCGCGCTGGTCAAGGCGCTGCGCGAGACAATTGCCGAAGCCAAAGGCGAGATCACCGCTGACGTCGTATCGGCCAAAGCGCTGACCAAGACGCAGTCGGACAAGCTGACCAAGTCGCTCAATGCCTCCACCGGCAAAAAAGTATCACTTCATGCGACCGTTGATGAAAGCCTCATCGGCGGTCTTGTTGTCAAAGTGGGCTCGAAAATGATCGATACGTCGATCCGTTCCAAGCTCAATTCCCTCCAGAATGTAATGAAAGAGGTCGGATAA
- the atpA gene encoding F0F1 ATP synthase subunit alpha: MGIQAAEISAILKDQIKDFGQETEVAEVGRVLSVGDGIARVYGLDNVQAGEMVEFPGGIQGMALNLEADNVGVVIFGSDRDIKEGDTVKRTNSIVDVPIGDELLGRVVDGLGNPIDGKGPIGATKRGIADVKAPGIIPRKSVHEPMATGLKSVDAMIPIGRGQRELIIGDRQTGKTAVALDAMLNQAQVNAAAGDDEGKKMYCVYVAIGQKRSTVAQLVKKLEETGAIDYSIVVAATASEPAPMQFLAPYAATAMAEHFRDNGRHALIIYDDLSKQAVSYRQMSLLLRRPPGREAYPGDVFYLHSRLLERSAKLGDEAGNGSLTALPIIETQGGDVSAFIPTNVISITDGQIFLETELFYQGIRPAVNTGLSVSRVGSSAQTKAMSSVAGPVKLSLAQYREMAAFAQFGSDLDASTQQLLNRGARLTELMKQPQYAPLTNSEIVCVIYAGTHGYLDKVDLNDVGRFEAGLLAHLRSKHDDLLKDITNNDRKVKGELEEKIKAAIDGFAADFA; this comes from the coding sequence ATGGGTATCCAAGCAGCAGAGATTTCTGCGATCCTGAAGGACCAGATCAAGGATTTCGGTCAGGAAACCGAAGTCGCCGAAGTGGGCCGCGTTCTCTCCGTCGGTGACGGTATCGCCCGCGTCTATGGTCTGGACAACGTTCAGGCCGGCGAGATGGTCGAATTCCCCGGCGGCATTCAGGGCATGGCCCTGAACCTCGAAGCTGACAACGTGGGTGTTGTTATCTTCGGTTCCGACCGTGACATCAAAGAAGGCGACACCGTCAAGCGCACCAACTCCATCGTGGACGTGCCAATCGGTGACGAACTGCTGGGCCGTGTTGTTGACGGCCTTGGTAACCCCATCGACGGCAAAGGCCCGATTGGCGCGACCAAGCGCGGCATCGCCGACGTCAAAGCGCCCGGCATCATCCCGCGTAAATCGGTGCATGAGCCGATGGCAACTGGCCTCAAGTCCGTTGACGCGATGATCCCAATTGGCCGTGGCCAGCGTGAGCTGATCATTGGTGACCGTCAGACCGGTAAAACAGCTGTCGCTCTCGACGCGATGCTGAACCAAGCGCAGGTTAACGCCGCTGCTGGCGACGACGAAGGCAAGAAGATGTACTGCGTGTATGTCGCCATCGGCCAGAAGCGTTCGACTGTTGCTCAGCTTGTGAAAAAGCTCGAAGAAACAGGCGCGATTGACTACTCCATCGTTGTGGCCGCGACCGCGTCCGAGCCTGCACCAATGCAGTTCCTCGCGCCCTACGCCGCGACCGCGATGGCAGAGCACTTCCGCGACAACGGCCGCCACGCGCTGATCATCTATGATGACCTCTCCAAGCAGGCCGTGTCCTACCGTCAGATGTCCCTGCTGCTGCGCCGCCCACCGGGCCGTGAAGCTTACCCGGGCGACGTTTTCTATCTCCACTCCCGCCTGCTTGAGCGTTCTGCGAAGCTAGGTGACGAAGCTGGCAACGGCTCGCTGACGGCTCTGCCGATCATCGAAACCCAAGGTGGCGACGTATCCGCGTTTATTCCGACCAACGTGATCTCGATCACCGACGGTCAGATCTTCCTTGAGACCGAATTGTTCTATCAGGGCATCCGTCCTGCTGTGAACACCGGTCTGTCGGTTTCGCGTGTTGGCTCCTCGGCTCAGACCAAGGCGATGTCGAGCGTTGCTGGCCCGGTGAAACTGTCGCTGGCTCAGTACCGCGAAATGGCGGCCTTTGCTCAGTTTGGTTCCGACCTCGACGCCTCGACACAGCAGCTGCTGAACCGTGGTGCGCGTTTGACCGAACTGATGAAGCAGCCGCAGTACGCGCCGCTGACCAACTCGGAAATCGTCTGCGTGATCTACGCTGGTACACACGGCTATCTCGATAAGGTGGACTTGAACGACGTTGGCCGCTTCGAAGCGGGCCTGCTGGCGCATCTGCGCAGCAAGCATGACGACCTTCTCAAGGACATCACCAACAATGACCGCAAGGTCAAAGGCGAGTTGGAAGAGAAGATCAAAGCCGCCATTGACGGTTTCGCCGCCGACTTCGCTTAA